The proteins below are encoded in one region of Levilactobacillus namurensis:
- a CDS encoding DEAD/DEAH box helicase: MYQLHPYQAKLVSQARAALARGKKAVLLQSPAGSGKSVMIAEIARLAVAKGGQVMFTVHRKELVNQIRQSFRENDVDLSQCTILTVGKIAHRLSVLPRPTLIITDETHHSLARTYQKIYDYYAGIPRLGFTATPWRLNGKGLHDVYDALIIGPKIDWLIEHHYLAPYEYYSVKLVDEDKLKRSSTGDYTSKSIDEAVGRTIFGDVVRTYQEKTSGQQAIVYAHSVEFSKEVAQAFRASGIQAAHADAKTPSKERERIMTSFKDGSLKVLCNVDLISEGFNVPDCSVVIMLRPTESLVLFIQQSMRSMRYRPDKVATIIDHVGNYLRFGLPDDDHQWSLADRKKRKGKKANDAPPIRTCEFCFAVIPAASTICPVCGRKIEKSASEMETDSSVELERIHGHLDMKADYNSVRYARMKPSEAETMEDLYGIAKARHYKPGWAYFQARSLGLLNK; the protein is encoded by the coding sequence ATGTACCAACTGCACCCGTACCAGGCAAAGCTGGTGAGCCAGGCCCGGGCGGCCCTAGCAAGGGGTAAAAAAGCGGTTCTCCTGCAAAGTCCGGCTGGATCCGGTAAATCGGTCATGATTGCGGAAATCGCGCGTTTAGCGGTCGCTAAGGGCGGTCAGGTGATGTTTACGGTTCATCGCAAGGAATTGGTGAACCAGATTCGGCAGTCCTTTCGCGAAAACGATGTGGACTTGTCCCAGTGCACCATCTTGACCGTGGGAAAAATTGCTCACCGACTGAGTGTTCTACCGCGGCCGACCCTGATCATCACCGACGAGACCCATCACAGCCTGGCACGGACTTACCAGAAAATCTACGACTACTATGCCGGCATCCCCCGACTAGGCTTCACGGCTACCCCATGGCGGCTCAACGGAAAAGGACTGCATGACGTGTACGATGCCTTGATTATTGGTCCAAAAATTGACTGGCTGATTGAGCATCACTATCTGGCACCTTATGAGTACTACTCGGTGAAGCTGGTCGACGAAGATAAACTTAAACGGTCTAGCACCGGGGACTACACTAGCAAGTCAATCGATGAGGCTGTGGGCCGGACCATCTTTGGGGATGTTGTGAGGACCTATCAGGAGAAGACGTCAGGCCAGCAGGCGATTGTCTATGCTCACTCAGTCGAGTTCTCCAAGGAAGTCGCCCAAGCTTTTCGAGCTAGCGGCATTCAAGCGGCTCACGCCGATGCCAAGACACCCTCCAAGGAGCGTGAACGGATCATGACCAGCTTCAAGGACGGGTCACTCAAGGTGCTGTGCAACGTCGATTTAATCAGCGAAGGCTTCAACGTCCCGGATTGCTCGGTGGTCATCATGCTGCGGCCGACGGAGTCGCTGGTACTCTTCATCCAGCAATCGATGCGTTCGATGCGGTACCGGCCAGACAAAGTGGCGACCATCATCGATCACGTCGGGAACTACTTGCGCTTCGGTCTACCAGACGACGATCACCAGTGGTCACTGGCAGACCGTAAGAAGCGCAAGGGCAAGAAGGCCAATGACGCGCCACCCATTCGGACATGCGAGTTCTGCTTCGCGGTCATTCCAGCAGCATCGACGATTTGCCCCGTGTGTGGGCGAAAAATCGAAAAATCTGCTTCAGAGATGGAAACTGACAGCTCAGTCGAGTTGGAACGAATCCATGGTCACCTGGACATGAAGGCCGATTACAATTCAGTCCGCTATGCGCGGATGAAGCCTAGTGAGGCCGAGACGATGGAGGACCTGTACGGCATCGCGAAAGCACGCCACTACAAACCGGGATGGGCTTACTTCCAAGCCCGCTCACTTGGCTTGCTCAATAAATAA
- a CDS encoding DUF669 domain-containing protein: MANDFMNTNYANNTSSSYDPLPTGTYEMIINKAQESATKNGAETLQIDLLVRNDLDKVPGLANTNGKYHNRHVFMDNWKRKATNQYDLDGFKYILQAAGVPENTAIPTVEDFMKAITGTPVKVYVKAEQDTYKGETRLVNRVAPWNFEVSDYPQIQHVYKNKRPATKPAPQAQPATNTDDPFANTGTPVNISDDDLPF; the protein is encoded by the coding sequence ATGGCGAATGACTTTATGAACACAAACTACGCCAACAATACTAGCAGCAGCTACGATCCGCTACCGACCGGGACCTATGAGATGATCATCAACAAGGCCCAGGAGTCAGCGACCAAGAATGGGGCCGAGACTCTGCAGATTGACCTGCTGGTCCGCAATGACTTAGACAAGGTCCCAGGCCTTGCCAACACTAACGGCAAGTACCACAACCGCCACGTCTTTATGGACAATTGGAAGCGTAAGGCGACGAACCAATACGACTTAGACGGCTTCAAGTACATCCTCCAGGCCGCAGGAGTACCTGAAAATACGGCTATTCCAACGGTGGAAGACTTCATGAAAGCTATCACCGGGACGCCGGTCAAGGTGTACGTGAAGGCTGAGCAGGATACCTACAAGGGCGAGACTAGACTGGTCAACCGGGTGGCACCTTGGAACTTTGAAGTCAGCGATTACCCGCAGATTCAGCACGTTTACAAGAATAAGCGACCAGCTACTAAGCCAGCGCCACAGGCACAGCCAGCAACGAATACCGATGACCCGTTTGCAAATACGGGTACACCCGTAAACATTTCTGACGACGATTTGCCATTCTAA
- a CDS encoding phage/plasmid primase, P4 family, whose translation MYERIPQELKSLKQWGLFKLIWKPERNKYTKIPIDPYTDHDGRSNDPKTWADFDTALQAMEDLGMDGLGFYFIPPYVGIDVDHVGADLDRWKRGDTDDNEVQRFLTITKSYAETSVSGTGLHIIVKGRIPGDRRRKGSVEMYTTGRFFAMTGELIGPYSEVNEPDPKLMQLLYDRYLKTDNVVKLPKDQLPQLNDLSESEIITRAESSRTGQRFKLFMNGGWEQFYTSQSEADLAFANDLAFWTGRDFTKMDSIFRQSSLMRPKWDERHGKTNYGVATLNKAINETHDVFTQRKAPLKYRFEFAEKNQPKKKEVPPRSWDDTGNADRFMDHYGELLKYSFIDKSWMVYNGSYWETDETGQVHSLADRVINDMKHEKLVVPPDSDLTEEKAMKAFQKHIKHSRSNSGKKALIDEIKHRVPVLHGEFDSDKTLLNVANGYVDLTSGLLHEHDIKKMFSRQTRVEYTDTIDAPEWQQFLDQIFNGDQELIEYVQKAVGYSLTGSTKEQVMFILYGNGRNGKSIFIDTIADALGNYARSMQADSIMVKQNKSAANSDIARLEGARLVTSSEPNDGLRLDEGLVKQLTGGDTVTARYLYGKEFEFKPEFKLWLATNHKPIIRGTDDGIWRRLMLVPFAVKIPDNRVDKDLKYKLQREEVGILNWAVEGALKWQREGLKAPESVQQASRDYRNEMDVTSEFLEECCTLGEHETVRAAELYRRYKNWASDNSQYLMNSTKFGKEMMKKFERKRDNQGNYYLGVSMNEIHQPFEIITRHPKKEV comes from the coding sequence ATGTATGAACGAATTCCCCAAGAACTCAAGTCCCTAAAGCAATGGGGGCTTTTCAAACTAATCTGGAAGCCCGAACGTAACAAGTACACCAAGATTCCTATTGATCCTTACACCGATCACGATGGGCGGTCGAACGACCCCAAGACGTGGGCAGATTTCGATACCGCGTTACAGGCGATGGAAGACCTGGGGATGGACGGTCTGGGGTTCTACTTTATCCCTCCTTATGTGGGAATCGACGTGGACCACGTTGGGGCCGACTTGGATCGTTGGAAGCGGGGCGACACCGATGACAACGAGGTTCAGCGATTCTTGACCATCACGAAGTCCTATGCCGAAACGAGTGTTTCCGGGACCGGCCTCCACATCATTGTGAAAGGGAGGATTCCGGGCGACCGGCGCCGGAAAGGATCAGTTGAAATGTACACGACCGGTAGGTTCTTCGCAATGACCGGTGAGCTGATTGGCCCCTATTCGGAAGTTAACGAGCCGGACCCGAAATTGATGCAACTCCTGTATGACCGCTACCTGAAGACCGACAACGTGGTGAAGCTCCCAAAGGACCAATTGCCACAGTTGAATGACCTCAGTGAGAGTGAAATCATCACCCGGGCCGAAAGTTCTCGGACGGGGCAACGGTTCAAGTTGTTCATGAATGGGGGATGGGAGCAGTTTTATACCAGTCAGTCGGAAGCTGACCTAGCGTTTGCCAACGATTTAGCGTTCTGGACCGGTCGGGACTTCACCAAGATGGACAGTATCTTTCGACAGTCGAGTTTGATGCGGCCCAAGTGGGATGAACGTCACGGAAAAACGAACTACGGGGTGGCGACGCTTAATAAGGCCATCAACGAGACCCACGATGTGTTTACCCAACGAAAGGCTCCGTTGAAATATCGGTTTGAGTTTGCCGAGAAGAATCAGCCTAAGAAAAAAGAGGTCCCGCCCCGTAGCTGGGACGACACTGGAAACGCTGACCGCTTTATGGATCATTACGGGGAGTTGCTGAAATATTCGTTTATCGATAAGAGCTGGATGGTTTACAACGGCAGCTACTGGGAGACCGACGAAACTGGTCAAGTCCACAGTTTGGCCGACCGCGTAATTAACGACATGAAACACGAAAAGTTAGTGGTCCCACCGGATAGTGACTTGACCGAAGAAAAGGCGATGAAGGCTTTCCAAAAGCACATTAAGCATTCGCGCTCAAACTCTGGGAAGAAGGCCCTGATTGATGAAATAAAGCATCGAGTACCGGTGCTCCATGGCGAATTCGACAGTGACAAAACGTTACTCAACGTAGCGAATGGTTACGTTGACCTGACCAGTGGGCTCCTCCACGAACACGACATCAAGAAGATGTTCTCACGACAAACACGGGTGGAATACACAGATACCATCGATGCACCGGAGTGGCAGCAGTTCCTGGACCAGATTTTTAACGGCGATCAAGAGCTGATTGAGTACGTGCAAAAGGCAGTGGGGTATTCCCTGACTGGCTCCACGAAAGAGCAAGTGATGTTCATTCTGTACGGGAACGGCCGGAACGGTAAATCCATCTTCATTGACACAATTGCCGATGCTTTGGGTAACTACGCCCGGTCGATGCAGGCCGATTCCATCATGGTCAAGCAAAACAAGTCCGCCGCTAATTCTGATATTGCCCGACTAGAGGGGGCACGGTTGGTCACTTCAAGCGAGCCGAACGACGGCCTCCGACTAGATGAAGGCCTGGTGAAGCAACTGACCGGTGGGGACACCGTAACGGCGCGGTACCTGTATGGAAAAGAATTTGAGTTTAAACCAGAATTTAAGCTGTGGCTGGCGACCAACCACAAGCCAATCATTCGGGGGACCGATGATGGTATCTGGCGGCGGCTCATGCTAGTGCCGTTTGCTGTGAAGATTCCGGATAACCGGGTGGATAAGGATCTAAAGTACAAACTCCAACGTGAAGAGGTCGGCATCTTAAATTGGGCAGTTGAGGGCGCACTGAAATGGCAACGAGAGGGCCTGAAAGCACCAGAGAGTGTGCAGCAGGCTAGCCGCGACTACCGTAACGAGATGGACGTGACTTCCGAGTTTTTGGAAGAGTGCTGTACGTTAGGTGAGCATGAGACCGTCCGGGCGGCCGAGCTGTATCGCCGGTATAAGAATTGGGCGAGTGATAACTCTCAATACCTGATGAACTCAACGAAGTTCGGTAAAGAAATGATGAAGAAGTTTGAGCGTAAACGTGACAATCAGGGGAATTACTATCTTGGTGTAAGCATGAATGAAATACATCAGCCTTTTGAAATCATTACACGGCACCCAAAGAAAGAAGTGTAG
- a CDS encoding VRR-NUC domain-containing protein, whose protein sequence is MLFPRGFPDLCGFRHSDGRFFCLEIKNEKGRLRPDQKLFAQFIKSFPVLYGVARSVDDALGIVGGD, encoded by the coding sequence ATGCTGTTTCCACGAGGTTTCCCCGATCTTTGTGGGTTCCGGCATTCAGACGGACGATTCTTCTGCTTAGAAATTAAAAATGAGAAGGGGCGGTTGCGGCCTGATCAGAAGTTGTTTGCACAATTTATTAAATCTTTTCCAGTGTTGTACGGAGTGGCTCGTTCTGTGGATGATGCGCTGGGAATCGTTGGAGGTGATTGA
- a CDS encoding DUF3310 domain-containing protein yields the protein MDKHYHVATHEDMDALMRYFDERGYVWGSGESPSSRYHYNYDIVCADDSDHTLTWMRHDNFVEYHQDETLIETCAHGNGIAFDGVYCAIKDDHPSAIRPDYYKHEGRDLFDHFSEMFTTQEFRGFMVGNVIKYVIRYHSKNGVEDLRKARTYLDRLIQSEE from the coding sequence ATGGACAAGCACTATCATGTAGCGACACATGAGGATATGGACGCGTTGATGCGTTATTTTGATGAACGCGGCTATGTGTGGGGGAGTGGTGAATCCCCCAGTAGTCGGTACCATTACAATTATGACATCGTTTGTGCGGATGATAGCGACCACACCTTAACGTGGATGCGTCATGACAATTTCGTAGAGTATCACCAAGATGAAACTTTAATCGAAACGTGCGCCCATGGCAATGGGATTGCTTTTGACGGTGTTTATTGCGCAATCAAAGATGACCACCCGTCCGCTATTCGTCCCGATTACTACAAACACGAAGGCCGTGACCTATTCGACCATTTCAGCGAGATGTTTACGACTCAGGAATTTCGCGGGTTCATGGTGGGCAATGTCATTAAGTACGTTATCCGGTACCACTCGAAGAATGGAGTGGAGGATTTACGGAAGGCTAGAACTTATCTGGATCGGTTAATTCAAAGTGAGGAGTGA
- a CDS encoding terminase small subunit — protein MQKKLTLKQERFVQAYIESGNATQAATDAGYSKKTASTIGAENLKKPQVLKALEKETEKIKTERIDSQQEIMEFLTDVRRGKVMETIVTPSGHKVRVPSKVADRIRAAELMGKRYAMWTERHELSGITPQINFNIPKGDDNNG, from the coding sequence ATGCAGAAGAAGCTAACGCTCAAGCAGGAACGTTTCGTACAAGCGTACATTGAAAGCGGCAATGCAACGCAGGCCGCCACAGATGCCGGGTACAGTAAGAAGACAGCTTCTACAATCGGTGCTGAAAACTTAAAGAAACCCCAGGTTTTGAAAGCACTTGAAAAAGAAACCGAAAAAATCAAGACGGAGCGGATTGACTCCCAGCAGGAGATCATGGAGTTTCTGACGGATGTCCGGCGTGGCAAGGTCATGGAGACAATTGTCACGCCAAGTGGGCACAAGGTGCGGGTGCCATCTAAGGTGGCCGACCGTATCCGAGCGGCCGAGTTGATGGGTAAGCGGTACGCGATGTGGACGGAGCGCCATGAGCTTTCAGGCATCACGCCACAAATTAATTTCAACATTCCTAAGGGGGACGACAATAATGGTTAA
- a CDS encoding PBSX family phage terminase large subunit, whose protein sequence is MVNLDAMVAPSFYSLAWDIVEHHHSNYWLKGGRGSTKSSFVSLMIVLGIMADQSHEANAVVMRRYATNLRESVYDQYLWAIDKLGVSEFWVDSVSPMQLTYVPTGQQIRFKGADDPRKVKSQKFRHGYTKYKHYEEVADFKGWTEIRNINQSLNRGGDGIVTFYSYNPPASVSSWVNQAQTQQGLRADTLVHSSDYRSVPKEWLGKEFLADAEQLQKDNPKAYAHEYLGEVTGTGAEVFNNLTIREITDEEISHFDKIYHGMDFGFAHDPLAYGDAYWDAARRRVFLFNEIYSVGMTNREAVTQIKRLNPMNEIITADSAEPRTIREFRDLGLNVVGARKGPGSREHGFKWLQDLREIVIDPVRCPNTAREFSGYELARDANGNFKSGYPDGDDHTIDKTRYELESLMKKGGFVPWK, encoded by the coding sequence ATGGTTAATCTCGATGCCATGGTCGCCCCCTCTTTCTACTCGCTCGCTTGGGACATCGTGGAGCATCACCACTCCAACTACTGGCTTAAGGGTGGACGGGGGTCGACTAAGTCCAGTTTTGTGTCTCTGATGATTGTGCTGGGCATTATGGCCGACCAGTCGCATGAGGCTAACGCGGTGGTCATGCGGCGCTATGCGACTAACCTACGTGAATCAGTGTACGACCAGTATCTATGGGCTATCGACAAGCTAGGCGTATCAGAATTTTGGGTGGACTCGGTTAGCCCCATGCAGCTGACGTACGTCCCCACTGGCCAGCAAATCCGCTTTAAGGGAGCCGACGACCCGCGCAAGGTCAAGTCGCAAAAGTTCCGGCATGGCTACACCAAATACAAGCATTATGAAGAGGTCGCTGACTTCAAGGGTTGGACTGAAATCCGAAATATCAACCAATCCCTTAACCGGGGTGGCGATGGCATTGTGACTTTCTACAGCTACAACCCGCCGGCCTCGGTGAGCTCCTGGGTTAACCAAGCACAAACGCAGCAGGGGCTGCGGGCAGACACACTAGTCCATTCCAGCGATTACCGGTCGGTGCCTAAGGAGTGGCTGGGAAAAGAGTTCCTGGCCGATGCCGAACAGCTGCAGAAGGACAACCCTAAGGCTTACGCTCACGAATACTTAGGTGAGGTCACGGGTACGGGTGCCGAAGTCTTCAATAACCTCACTATCCGAGAGATTACCGATGAGGAGATTTCACATTTCGATAAAATTTATCACGGCATGGACTTTGGGTTCGCTCATGATCCACTGGCTTATGGGGATGCATATTGGGACGCGGCTAGACGCCGGGTCTTTTTGTTTAACGAAATTTACAGCGTAGGCATGACTAATCGTGAGGCGGTGACCCAGATTAAGCGGCTTAATCCGATGAACGAAATCATCACGGCCGATAGCGCCGAACCCCGCACCATCCGTGAGTTCCGCGACCTGGGGCTCAACGTTGTGGGTGCACGCAAGGGGCCGGGGTCACGTGAGCACGGGTTCAAGTGGCTCCAAGACTTGCGTGAAATCGTGATTGACCCAGTTCGGTGCCCCAACACAGCGCGTGAATTCTCGGGATACGAGCTGGCTCGCGACGCTAACGGTAACTTCAAGTCTGGTTATCCGGATGGCGATGATCATACCATTGATAAAACGCGGTACGAGTTGGAATCATTGATGAAGAAGGGAGGGTTTGTCCCATGGAAATAA
- a CDS encoding phage portal protein, which yields MEIKVMKELLKKTDSRREKFNAQFDASVRYYFNKNDITNRNNGESRVKKDGSDKPLRRADNRVSNNFHQLLVDQEAGYLATIPPSVDVEDDGLNDTLKQTLGDNFGLRLNQLVVDAANAGVAWVHYWTDKDGQFRYGIVPPDQVTPIYSNDLDRKLLAVRRTYSQLDPRTGKNYRIHEYWTDTDCTFFRSQKSDYSDLEPLPGRFTIWDVATQEDVGTGTVMQHGFGRIPFIAFPKNKYRRPELYKYKGLIDVYDDVYNGFVNDIDDVQQVILVLTNYGGMDLSEFMETLKKGVIKMDSTGANDRSGVDKLTIDIPVEARTTLLESTKADIFVHGQGIDPTKFEATNASGTAIKMLYSHLELKAANTQAYFTDALNELIRAIMRWVKASDPDGRKIEQTWSRASIHNNLEEAQTLSQVAQYSSDEAIAKANPLVDDWQQELKDRQDDIVKHDGYDNPEALNNVDGEDDDD from the coding sequence ATGGAAATAAAGGTCATGAAAGAACTACTGAAGAAAACCGACAGTCGGCGGGAGAAGTTTAATGCCCAGTTTGATGCGTCGGTCCGCTACTACTTCAATAAAAACGACATCACCAACCGTAATAACGGTGAGTCTCGGGTGAAGAAGGACGGGAGTGACAAGCCCCTTCGTCGGGCAGATAATCGTGTGTCCAACAACTTTCACCAACTATTAGTTGACCAAGAAGCCGGGTATCTAGCGACCATCCCTCCCTCTGTGGACGTCGAAGATGATGGCCTGAACGATACGCTTAAGCAGACGTTGGGCGACAACTTTGGTCTCCGTCTCAACCAGCTGGTCGTGGATGCGGCCAACGCGGGAGTCGCATGGGTCCACTACTGGACCGACAAGGATGGCCAGTTTCGCTACGGCATTGTGCCACCGGACCAGGTGACGCCTATTTACTCCAACGACTTGGACCGCAAGCTCCTGGCCGTTCGCCGCACGTACTCGCAGTTGGACCCAAGAACGGGTAAGAACTACCGAATCCATGAGTACTGGACGGACACGGATTGTACGTTCTTCCGGTCACAGAAGAGTGATTACTCTGACCTGGAGCCACTACCTGGACGCTTTACTATCTGGGATGTGGCCACTCAGGAGGACGTCGGGACGGGGACCGTTATGCAACACGGTTTCGGGCGGATTCCATTTATCGCCTTCCCCAAAAACAAGTATCGGCGGCCGGAACTGTACAAGTATAAGGGACTCATTGATGTGTATGATGACGTCTACAACGGGTTTGTCAACGACATTGACGACGTGCAGCAAGTCATCTTAGTTCTCACCAACTACGGTGGAATGGACTTAAGCGAGTTCATGGAGACTCTGAAGAAGGGCGTTATCAAGATGGACAGTACGGGCGCCAACGATAGGTCTGGTGTTGACAAGTTAACTATCGACATCCCCGTTGAAGCTCGGACGACCTTGCTGGAGTCGACTAAGGCGGACATCTTTGTCCACGGCCAGGGCATCGACCCGACCAAGTTCGAGGCGACCAATGCCAGTGGGACGGCCATTAAGATGCTGTACAGTCACTTGGAACTCAAGGCCGCTAACACTCAGGCCTACTTCACTGACGCTCTCAATGAATTAATACGGGCCATTATGCGGTGGGTTAAAGCAAGTGATCCCGATGGCCGCAAGATTGAGCAGACCTGGTCCCGGGCTTCAATCCATAATAACCTCGAAGAAGCTCAAACTTTATCACAGGTTGCTCAATATTCGAGTGACGAAGCGATTGCTAAGGCTAATCCGCTGGTTGACGATTGGCAGCAGGAGTTGAAGGACCGCCAGGACGATATTGTGAAGCATGACGGTTACGATAATCCAGAAGCACTAAACAATGTGGATGGTGAGGATGATGACGACTAA
- a CDS encoding minor capsid protein, with amino-acid sequence MMTTNQEYWQRRYLQTKAKEIRATEAYEKSLQPELNGLFRELNGEVSKWVDKYAKNQGIDSDAARKALDGIHTKHWQMTLKQFREKAKAGGYEDELDAEYFRSRVALLQALEQQLRSISQPRAQSLTDSMRDKLADQYDDTYMRTNYNLQAQRASFSADFAHFNDVQLRMAVSQPWGKDGKDFSQRIWKNYQRELPSYLMDAVLRGTIMGYGPHKVTQMMHARFQDVKRNNVHRLVVSEMAHVAEEANVRAYEENEIEQYEYMATLESHTCAICAKLDGQIFKVSERRPGINYPIIHGRCRCTTIPYLKDLPDIKERWSRDPVTGKGKMVKDVKFNKWKKSILAERERAASAGDFGANLEYVRSQEFEDKLKRNPRTAKISDAVAVVARHMIQHRNGTPFEDYYLLDSDTGATIAVSNKATVNKGVVYNAQVKQAFKSGSKGQYVSIHNHPSGFPPSLSDVATLTLKSKEKTIGMGLTVGHDGSVYWYTSPSERLPFNANLVYGKQIQKYVKMGYNEIKSQELALMDFADKYAFEFGKVGDDDD; translated from the coding sequence ATGATGACGACTAACCAGGAGTATTGGCAACGCCGTTATCTGCAAACCAAAGCCAAAGAAATTCGGGCGACCGAGGCATACGAGAAGTCACTACAGCCCGAACTCAATGGTCTATTTCGTGAGCTTAACGGTGAGGTTAGCAAGTGGGTGGATAAGTATGCCAAGAACCAAGGCATTGACTCTGACGCCGCTCGCAAGGCCCTTGATGGCATTCATACCAAGCACTGGCAAATGACCTTGAAGCAGTTCCGGGAGAAAGCGAAGGCTGGTGGGTATGAGGATGAGTTAGACGCCGAGTACTTCCGTTCCCGAGTGGCCCTTTTGCAGGCATTAGAACAGCAACTTCGTTCCATCTCTCAGCCACGTGCCCAGAGCTTGACCGACTCCATGCGGGATAAGTTAGCGGACCAGTACGATGACACGTATATGCGGACCAACTATAATCTGCAGGCACAACGAGCTAGCTTCTCAGCCGACTTCGCACACTTCAACGATGTTCAACTTCGGATGGCCGTCAGTCAGCCGTGGGGGAAAGACGGCAAGGACTTCTCACAACGAATTTGGAAGAACTATCAGCGTGAGTTACCCAGTTACCTGATGGACGCCGTTCTCCGGGGCACCATTATGGGGTACGGACCGCATAAGGTTACCCAGATGATGCACGCCCGCTTTCAAGACGTGAAGCGCAACAACGTGCACCGGCTAGTTGTGTCAGAGATGGCCCACGTTGCCGAAGAAGCCAATGTTAGGGCCTACGAAGAGAATGAGATTGAGCAATACGAGTATATGGCGACGCTAGAGAGTCACACTTGTGCTATCTGTGCCAAGCTAGACGGCCAGATATTTAAGGTGTCTGAGCGTAGGCCAGGCATCAACTACCCGATTATTCACGGTCGATGTCGGTGCACTACCATACCGTACCTCAAAGATCTGCCTGATATTAAGGAACGTTGGTCCCGTGATCCCGTTACTGGTAAAGGGAAGATGGTCAAGGATGTTAAATTCAATAAGTGGAAGAAGTCGATTCTTGCTGAACGAGAACGCGCAGCCAGTGCAGGTGATTTCGGTGCTAATCTGGAGTATGTAAGAAGCCAAGAATTCGAGGATAAATTGAAACGAAATCCTAGAACGGCAAAGATTAGTGACGCTGTGGCCGTTGTGGCACGACATATGATCCAGCACCGCAATGGGACACCCTTTGAGGATTATTACTTGCTTGATTCGGACACGGGCGCGACAATTGCAGTTTCCAACAAAGCGACTGTGAATAAGGGGGTCGTTTACAATGCGCAGGTTAAGCAAGCATTTAAATCAGGATCTAAGGGGCAGTATGTGTCTATTCACAATCATCCATCCGGATTCCCACCATCTTTAAGTGATGTTGCGACATTGACTTTAAAATCTAAGGAAAAGACAATCGGTATGGGGTTAACGGTTGGGCACGATGGCAGCGTATATTGGTACACAAGTCCTTCAGAGAGATTGCCATTTAATGCTAATCTAGTGTATGGAAAACAGATTCAAAAGTATGTGAAGATGGGATATAATGAGATCAAGAGTCAAGAACTTGCATTGATGGATTTTGCCGATAAGTATGCTTTTGAATTTGGAAAGGTGGGAGACGATGATGATTAG
- a CDS encoding phage scaffolding protein: MKRDLLKGMNLTEDQIDKIMKVNGTDIEAAKATAGDVEAIKQENDSLKAQLADRSKDITVLKKQAKGNDDLQSQLQSLQDKYTKETEKLTDQLAQTKLNGALTNALTSAKARNPKTVEALLDMDKLKLDDDGKLTGLDDQLDAIKKDNAFLFDKGTQSDYEPGGGNGSSDQDQVQAMVDAFK; the protein is encoded by the coding sequence ATGAAACGAGATTTGCTAAAAGGTATGAACCTAACTGAAGACCAGATTGATAAGATCATGAAGGTCAACGGGACTGACATTGAGGCCGCTAAAGCGACTGCTGGTGATGTGGAGGCCATCAAGCAAGAGAACGATTCGCTGAAGGCTCAGCTTGCTGACCGTAGCAAGGACATTACCGTTCTGAAGAAGCAAGCCAAGGGCAACGACGACTTGCAGAGCCAGCTTCAATCCTTGCAGGACAAGTACACCAAAGAGACTGAAAAACTGACCGACCAACTGGCCCAGACCAAGCTCAATGGAGCGCTGACGAACGCTCTCACATCGGCCAAGGCCCGCAATCCTAAGACGGTGGAAGCCTTGCTGGACATGGATAAGCTCAAGTTGGATGACGATGGTAAGCTGACTGGTCTGGATGACCAGCTGGACGCCATCAAGAAGGACAATGCCTTTCTTTTCGATAAAGGCACGCAGTCTGACTACGAGCCCGGCGGCGGTAACGGCTCCAGTGACCAGGACCAGGTTCAAGCCATGGTAGACGCTTTTAAATAA